TTTTTGTCGCCTCTGCCGATGCCGCGGTACGTGAAACCCGCGTCGATCCAGGCGTCCGGGTCGGCGACATTCCTGCCGTCGACGACCGCCGGGTGGGGGCAGGCGCAGAGCGCCTTCACTTCTGCCGGCACGAGTCTCCTGTACTCCTTGTGTCCGGCAAAGATGGCGACCGCATCGGCACTCTTGAGCACGGCGTCGAGATCCTTCGACAATCCCGGCGGCACGTCGGGCGCCGTCTCCGGGTCGACCCATGTATCGTGGACGCGGACCTCCGCACCCGCGGCCTTCGCCGCCTCGTAGTAGGGTTCTGCCGGGGTGTTCCGTGCGTCGTCCGAGTCGTTGATGAAGGCCCAGCCGAGAAGGGCGATCTTCGCGCCTTTCAGGGTCTTTCCTGCCTGTGCGAGCGCCGACTCTGTAAGATGGAGCATGTGCTCGGGCATGAAGTCGTTGATGCCGCGGGCGAGGGTGTACAGCGACTCCCTGCCGTCCGGGAAGTCGAGGGCGTCCGGCCCGAGTTGCTGCACGCCCCTCTCCAGGTGGTAGGTGTCTTTGGTGAGGCAGTGGCCGCCGACGCCTGCGCCCGGCCAGAGGATGGCGCGGGTGATCCCCTCGCCCTTGAGGGAGGCGACGCCGGCCCGCACATCATAGACATTGATGCCCATAGCCTCGCAGTACAGGGCGAGCTGGTTGACTGCGGCGATCTGGAGGTCGCGGAAGGTGTTCTCCGCGGTCTTTGTCACCTCGGCCGCGGTGGCGGTCATCGGGATGACATGGCCGAGGGTGAGGACGGGCGAGTAGAGTTCGACGGCCCGTTTCGTGCTCACGTCGTCGATGCCGCCGACGATCCTGTCGTGCTCGCGGATATTCTTGAGCAATCTTCCGACCATCACCCTCTCGGGTGCGTGGGCGAGGGCGAAGTCCTCGCCTGCGACGAGGCCTGACTCCTCTTCCAGGATCTCGCGGGCCATTCCTGCAGTCGTCCCCGGCGTGATCGTCGATTCGAGCACGACGAGCGTGCCGGGGGTGAGGTATTTCCCGACATTCCTGATCCCGGCGATCAGGGGAGTGAAGTCGGGGAGGAGGTCTTTCTTGTCCTTGAAGGGCGTCTGGATCGCGAGCGTCACCGCGTCGCACTCGGCGATCTTCGAAAAGTCGGGGGTGCACTCGAACGTACCGGCTGAGACGACCTTCTGGAGGAGGTCTTCAAGCCCGGGCTCCTCGCCCTTGAGGGGCGACTCGCCCCGATTCAGCATCTCTATTTTATAGCCAGACGAGGGGGAGTCTCTCTGGAAACCGTAGACATGTTCGAATGCCGGGGCATCGGCGAAGAGCACCGCCGCGGGGATGCCCACATAGCCCATGCCGATGACGCCGATCCGCCGGATCGGGCCTTTCCGTGCTATGATCGATGAGAGTCTGTCTTTCATGGTGATCCCGGAACCTGAATGAATATGGGCGTGCAGGGATAAAGTAGCCAGCGGTCGAGGAAAAAGGGATCAGATGGAGAGGCTGCCCCTGATCTCCTCGCAGATCCTGAGGTTTTCAAGCCCCTCTGCCGGCGATACCGGGAAGGGCGTGCCGTCGCGTGCCGCCCTGACAAAAGTCTGGAGTTCGATCTTCAGGGGCTCGACCTTGTTCACGAGCACCTTCTCGATGATGTTCTCCTGACGGTACAGCCCGTTTTCCTGGCCGTATGCGCCGGGTTTCCGGTAGACGTAGACCTCCTGGGTCATGAAGTCGCCCTCGATCGTCAGGTCTTCCTCCTCGACATAGATCGTCCTGACCTTCTTGGAGGACTTCCTGCTTGCGGAGAGATAGACCGGTGTCGTCCCGAAGGTGAGGAGCGCCCCCGCGATATCGGCGGTGCCGCTGCTTTTGAGGGTGTACGGCCCGTTGAAGAGGGCGTGGAAGACGATGTCGATGTCGTGGATCATCAGGTCCTCGACGACAGAGGAACCGGTCACCCGTGCCGATGCCGGGTTGTGCCGTGAGATCTGGACATAGAGGGGATCTTTGATGAGCCTTTTCACCTCGTCGACGACCGGGTTGAAGCGTTCGATGTGGCCGACGCCGACGGTGATGTCGTCAGGGATCAGGCCGAGGAGCTGCTTCCCCTCCTCGGCGGTGAGGCAGATCGGCTTCTCGATGAGGGTGTGCACCCCGGCTCCGATGACCTGTCCTGCCGTCGAGAAGTGGTACGGCGTCGGGACGCAGACCGAGATGCACTCGGCCTTCCGCAGGAGTTCGTCCATCGAGTGGCAGACCTCGGCGTCGTTCGCGGCTGCGACTCTCTCTGCGGCCGCCGCATCGAGGTCGTAGACATAGGTCGTGCCGACCTCTTTCAACTCGGTGTAGACCCGCACATGGTTCCTGCCCATCGTGCCGGTGCCGATGACGCCTGCGTCCATCTAGATCACCTCGTTGATCGCATCGCAGATGTACGCCCTCTCCTCGTCGGTCACGGCCGGGTGGACGGGGATGGAGAAGACGGATGCTGCAAGCGACTCGGCGACCGGGCAGGAGGCATTCAGGCCTGCAAAGACGGGCTGGCGGTTGAGCGGGACAGGGTAGTGGACTGCCGTCCCTATTCCCTTCTCCCGGAGACGGGCCATGAACGCGTCCCGTGAGAGGGCCGCCTCTTCGGTCACCCGCATCACGTACTGGTGGTAGACATGGGTCATGCCCGCCGCCACCGGCGGTGTGAGGATGCCGGGTGCGCGGATGTGGCTGTCATAGTATGCGGCGGTCTCCTGCCGGCGCCTGTTGAAGTCGTCGAGTTTCGAGAGTTGCACGAGGCCGATCGCGGCGGCGATGTCGGTGAGACGGTAGTTGTAGCCGAGTTCGGTGTGGAGGTACTTGTCTGACTGGCCGTGGTTGATGACCCGGCGGAGGCGTGCGTCGTAATCGTCCGAGGATGTCGTGACCATGCCGCCCTCGCCTGTCGCCATGTTCTTCGTCGCATAGAAGGAGAAACAGGCGAGGTCGCCGAGCGACCCGGCCCTCTGTCCACGGTATTCGGCGCCATGGGCCTGGGCGGCGTCCTCGATGAAGACGAGGTGGCGGTCGTCGCAGATCTCCCGGATAGCCCCGACGTCGCAGGGCTGGCCGTACAGGTGGACGCCGATCACGGCCTTTGTCCGCGGGGTGACGAGATTCTCAACGGAGGCCGGATCGATGGTGAAGAGTGCGGGGTCGACGTCGGCGAAGACCGGCGTCGCGCCGCACATAGCGACCGAGGACGCAGTCGCAAAGAAGGTGAAGGCCGGGACGATCACCTCGTCGCCCGGGCCGACGCCTGCCGCGAGCAGGGCGGCATGGAGGGCGGCCGTGCCCGAGTTGACGGCGACGCCATGTCTGGCCCCGCAATATCTGGCGAACTGTTCTTCGAACATAGCCGTGCGGCCGCCCTGTGCGATCATGCCTGATGCAAGGACCGCCGTCACGGCGTCCGCTTCCTCAGCCCCGAGAAGGGGGCGTGCGATCGGGATCGTCATATCAGTCGCGCATCCCCGCAGGAAGGTCGACAAAGCGTGCCGGCGCCCCGATCGCCATCATCCTGGCCGGGACGTCATGGGTGACGACCGCGCCCGCGGCGACGAGCGCCCCCTCGCCGATCGTGATCCCCGGGAGGATCACAGCGCCGGCCCCGATCGAGACGCCGTCCCTGACCATCGGCCCCTGCAGGGGCGGCCTGCCCCGCGGCGGGTACCGGTCGTTCGTCAGCACCGCGTTCGGGCCGATGAAGACATTGTTCCCGATCATCGTGTTTGTCGGAATATAGACCATGCTCTGGAGGGATACATGGCTCCCCAGAACACAGTCCCCCTCGATCACGGCCGACGTGCCGACGGCGACATGGTCCCCGATCTTTGTCCTCTCTCTGATCAGCACGTTATGCCCGCTCGAGAACTCGTCCCCGATCTCGACGTCGCAGTAGATGATCGTCCCCGACCTGAGGACGGCGTTCTTCCCGATGACGGTGCCGGGATACCCCTCCTGGTCAAG
Above is a genomic segment from Methanofollis sp. UBA420 containing:
- a CDS encoding acyltransferase, yielding MIEYGINRLGEGARVFEPVTLGFPSRDRLDQEGYPGTVIGKNAVLRSGTIIYCDVEIGDEFSSGHNVLIRERTKIGDHVAVGTSAVIEGDCVLGSHVSLQSMVYIPTNTMIGNNVFIGPNAVLTNDRYPPRGRPPLQGPMVRDGVSIGAGAVILPGITIGEGALVAAGAVVTHDVPARMMAIGAPARFVDLPAGMRD
- a CDS encoding nucleotide sugar dehydrogenase, coding for MKDRLSSIIARKGPIRRIGVIGMGYVGIPAAVLFADAPAFEHVYGFQRDSPSSGYKIEMLNRGESPLKGEEPGLEDLLQKVVSAGTFECTPDFSKIAECDAVTLAIQTPFKDKKDLLPDFTPLIAGIRNVGKYLTPGTLVVLESTITPGTTAGMAREILEEESGLVAGEDFALAHAPERVMVGRLLKNIREHDRIVGGIDDVSTKRAVELYSPVLTLGHVIPMTATAAEVTKTAENTFRDLQIAAVNQLALYCEAMGINVYDVRAGVASLKGEGITRAILWPGAGVGGHCLTKDTYHLERGVQQLGPDALDFPDGRESLYTLARGINDFMPEHMLHLTESALAQAGKTLKGAKIALLGWAFINDSDDARNTPAEPYYEAAKAAGAEVRVHDTWVDPETAPDVPPGLSKDLDAVLKSADAVAIFAGHKEYRRLVPAEVKALCACPHPAVVDGRNVADPDAWIDAGFTYRGIGRGDKNGHTFTE
- a CDS encoding DegT/DnrJ/EryC1/StrS family aminotransferase, yielding MTIPIARPLLGAEEADAVTAVLASGMIAQGGRTAMFEEQFARYCGARHGVAVNSGTAALHAALLAAGVGPGDEVIVPAFTFFATASSVAMCGATPVFADVDPALFTIDPASVENLVTPRTKAVIGVHLYGQPCDVGAIREICDDRHLVFIEDAAQAHGAEYRGQRAGSLGDLACFSFYATKNMATGEGGMVTTSSDDYDARLRRVINHGQSDKYLHTELGYNYRLTDIAAAIGLVQLSKLDDFNRRRQETAAYYDSHIRAPGILTPPVAAGMTHVYHQYVMRVTEEAALSRDAFMARLREKGIGTAVHYPVPLNRQPVFAGLNASCPVAESLAASVFSIPVHPAVTDEERAYICDAINEVI
- a CDS encoding Gfo/Idh/MocA family oxidoreductase, with amino-acid sequence MDAGVIGTGTMGRNHVRVYTELKEVGTTYVYDLDAAAAERVAAANDAEVCHSMDELLRKAECISVCVPTPYHFSTAGQVIGAGVHTLIEKPICLTAEEGKQLLGLIPDDITVGVGHIERFNPVVDEVKRLIKDPLYVQISRHNPASARVTGSSVVEDLMIHDIDIVFHALFNGPYTLKSSGTADIAGALLTFGTTPVYLSASRKSSKKVRTIYVEEEDLTIEGDFMTQEVYVYRKPGAYGQENGLYRQENIIEKVLVNKVEPLKIELQTFVRAARDGTPFPVSPAEGLENLRICEEIRGSLSI